The DNA sequence CAGTTTTTAACCTTACAGGAGTGGAATCTGACCCCTGTTGTGGAGTCTTTTCATTCCGAGGTGAGCTATGAAGAGGCACGGCTGGCAAGGGCCTGGCTTAGGAGAGGAGAATGCAGGGAATCTTATGATCATACATAACGAAGACATAAAGGAATTGATAGCGGAAATTCCGGAAGGGCATAAGCATTTGAGAGTCACTGTGGTATTGCAAGACGACACAGAGCTTGTATTTCAGGAGGCAACAATTGCGAATCTGGTTAGGGCGTATATCACTGTCAAGACGCATCCGACAATAAAGAAGGTAATATTAAAAGGCAAAAGACTTGCTGATAGGAAAGATGGCTATGCAGAGTGGCAACTTGTGGAAGAGGATTATAGGAAAGAATTTTAAATATGCAAATATACGACCTTTATAAATTATTAAAAGAAGAACTCAAAAACGGCTCCCCCGACCTTGTTACCCGCCAGTCAGGGCAGGTGATAAGGGAGCGGATTGAGAGGGATATTGTAAAAGAAAAGGGGGGAGAGATCATTGCCCTCGATTTCTCGAAGATAGGGGTTGTTGACTATTCCTGCGCTGATGAGATTGTGGCAAAGCTCATCTCCCGTTTGCTCGGGGGAGAATATGGGGATAAATACATCACACTGACAGGTCTCAATGAAAATCAGAAGGAGAATATAGAGGTCGCCCTT is a window from the Nitrospirota bacterium genome containing:
- a CDS encoding STAS-like domain-containing protein, yielding MQIYDLYKLLKEELKNGSPDLVTRQSGQVIRERIERDIVKEKGGEIIALDFSKIGVVDYSCADEIVAKLISRLLGGEYGDKYITLTGLNENQKENIEVALERKELAVMAQMKNGEKILLGNLNNYLKETLHLILKKGKITAKELSDALKLEANTSGTRLLNLHKKRLVKRMDEIMDGGRVWVYEKI